A single genomic interval of bacterium harbors:
- a CDS encoding type II toxin-antitoxin system RelE/ParE family toxin has product MGITYRIVYHKQVITHDIPLLSKEWRGKIKSAIENKLVSHPEIFGIPLRNTLKNYRKLRVGNYRIIFRIESKTVLIFVISHRSNVYLLSNKRTT; this is encoded by the coding sequence ATGGGCATAACGTACAGGATTGTCTACCATAAGCAGGTTATAACGCACGACATTCCCCTACTCTCCAAAGAATGGCGAGGCAAGATCAAAAGCGCTATTGAAAACAAACTTGTTTCCCACCCCGAAATATTTGGTATACCGCTCCGCAACACGCTTAAGAACTATCGTAAGCTCCGTGTCGGCAATTATAGAATTATCTTTCGCATTGAATCAAAGACCGTACTAATCTTTGTCATTAGTCATCGCTCGAATGTGTATCTTTTGTCAAATAAAAGAACGACATAG
- the thrS gene encoding threonine--tRNA ligase has product MDSDNLSNIRHSLSHLLATVVREKDPGVKLAIGPVIENGFYYDFEFSGDYSPTPEDLKSFQKAMKKLAGRNLPFQGKEVTADEARKLFSNEPYKLELIEEFEKDGRKLTVYETGNFIDLCKGGHIENTKEIDTDGFKITHIAGAYWRGDEKNKMLTRIYGLAFENKEALDTYLKNQEEAKKRDHRKLGKDLEIFTIIDDVGPGLPLFYPNGAILRRLVERYIEEEQEKRGYQPIWIPHITKGNLYKTSGHLDKYDAMYPPMNIDEHDYYIKPMNCPHFMMLYKTKQHSYRDLPLRYTSTTTNYRYEKSGELSGLTRVRSLTQDDCHVFCEPLQIEDEIKLMLEMIGQVYKKFELNDFSVRISLRDPKNKEKYLGSDEVWEKAESALKNVVKTTGWKHEEEEGEAAFYGPKLDFVFKDVLGRDWQLSTIQLDWNLPERFELEYIDNEGKQSRPVVIHRAILGSTERFLGIMIEHYGGAFPVWLSPVQALILPISEKFGAYGEEVRRALVSAGFRVELDSRNESLGKKIRDGKMKKTPYLLVVGEKEESAKTITIESRDGESVGTLQIQKFIDFLGEKIKGSK; this is encoded by the coding sequence ATGGATTCAGATAATCTCTCAAATATCCGCCACTCACTCTCACATCTTCTTGCAACGGTGGTGCGCGAAAAAGACCCCGGAGTAAAGCTTGCCATTGGCCCCGTTATTGAGAACGGCTTTTATTATGACTTTGAATTCTCGGGAGACTACTCCCCCACTCCGGAAGATTTGAAGAGTTTTCAAAAGGCAATGAAGAAGCTTGCGGGAAGGAACCTTCCGTTTCAAGGCAAAGAAGTGACTGCGGATGAAGCGCGCAAACTTTTCTCGAATGAGCCTTACAAGCTCGAGCTTATTGAAGAATTTGAAAAAGACGGTCGTAAACTTACCGTATATGAAACAGGTAATTTCATTGATCTTTGCAAAGGCGGACATATAGAGAACACGAAAGAAATCGACACCGATGGGTTTAAAATCACCCATATTGCCGGAGCATATTGGCGCGGAGATGAGAAAAATAAAATGCTTACGCGTATTTACGGACTCGCATTTGAAAACAAAGAAGCGCTGGATACGTATCTAAAAAATCAGGAAGAAGCAAAAAAACGCGATCATCGAAAACTCGGCAAAGATTTGGAAATTTTTACGATCATTGACGATGTTGGTCCGGGACTTCCGCTTTTTTATCCGAATGGCGCGATCCTCCGTCGCCTTGTTGAACGTTATATCGAAGAAGAACAAGAAAAGCGAGGTTACCAGCCGATTTGGATTCCCCACATCACAAAAGGAAATCTCTATAAGACTTCCGGTCACCTCGACAAATATGACGCAATGTACCCGCCAATGAACATTGACGAGCATGATTACTACATCAAACCCATGAATTGTCCGCATTTCATGATGCTCTATAAAACGAAGCAACACTCATATCGCGATCTTCCGCTCCGTTACACTTCAACTACTACCAACTATCGCTATGAGAAATCGGGGGAGCTTTCCGGCCTCACACGCGTACGCTCACTTACGCAAGACGATTGTCATGTGTTTTGTGAACCATTGCAGATTGAAGATGAAATTAAGTTGATGCTTGAAATGATTGGGCAGGTCTATAAAAAATTCGAACTCAATGATTTTTCTGTCCGCATTTCACTCCGTGATCCAAAAAACAAAGAAAAGTATCTGGGAAGCGATGAGGTGTGGGAGAAAGCGGAGAGCGCGCTCAAAAATGTTGTGAAGACAACGGGATGGAAACATGAAGAGGAAGAGGGTGAAGCGGCATTTTACGGACCCAAACTTGATTTCGTATTTAAAGATGTTTTAGGAAGGGATTGGCAACTCTCCACCATTCAGCTTGATTGGAATCTCCCGGAGAGATTTGAACTTGAATATATAGATAACGAAGGAAAACAATCACGCCCCGTCGTGATCCATCGTGCGATCTTGGGTTCAACGGAGCGATTTTTAGGAATTATGATTGAGCATTACGGCGGAGCATTCCCCGTATGGCTCTCCCCTGTTCAAGCACTCATTCTCCCTATCAGTGAAAAGTTTGGCGCGTATGGAGAAGAAGTGAGACGTGCGTTGGTATCGGCAGGTTTTCGCGTGGAACTCGACAGTAGAAATGAATCACTCGGTAAAAAGATCCGCGATGGAAAGATGAAAAAGACTCCCTACCTTCTTGTTGTCGGAGAAAAAGAAGAATCCGCTAAAACAATCACCATTGAAAGCAGAGACGGCGAAAGTGTTGGAACGCTCCAAATTCAAAAGTTTATTGATTTTCTTGGGGAAAAAATTAAAGGCTCTAAATAA
- a CDS encoding DNA topoisomerase subunit B, which produces MAKNDAKSSQNRDSYGAEDIVVLEGLEPVRKRPGMYIGSTGVDGLHHLIWEIFDNSRDEAMGGFANHIEVALLSNNRVRVVDNGRGIPVDMHKKTKVSALETIMTTLHAGGKFEGKSYKVSGGLHGVGASVVNALSVYTKVEVHRDGGVYMQEYVRGKRKAAVKKVGTTKFTGTIVTFEPDAEIFSEITWNWNQIINHMRQQAYLVKGLRLGVIDAREHGRDLNEKAVYLSIEHLEVSSFTFYFEGGLVSLVEHYNRLLSPVHKNIFYIEKEFENVHVEVALQYVDDISSRELAFANNTYNAEGGMHVTGFRTALTRRLNEYIKKSNLLKDEKEALTADDVREGLTVAISVKLPEIQFEGQTKAKLGSVEARGAVERIFGEAFGNFLEEKPDDARAIIGKVILAFRARKAAKAAKDSVLRKGALEGMTLPGKLADCQTNDASESELFIVEGDSAGGSSKQGRDRRTQAVLPLRGKILNVERARLDKMLASKEIKSLVIALGTAIGDTFDIEKLRYHKIIIATDADVDGAHIRTLLLTLFFRYFRQLVDAGNIFVAQPPLYKIKRGKEITYAYSDSEKSKILGKDADTMQDTSETPSDDAETEEEEGEEGETPENTGKKESKKSTKITIQRYKGLGEMNPEELWETTMNPATRILKQVTIDDAQEADRVFDTLMGEDVSSRKSFIQSNAKLANLDI; this is translated from the coding sequence ATGGCTAAAAACGACGCAAAATCATCACAAAATAGAGATAGTTATGGAGCAGAGGACATCGTCGTTCTTGAGGGTCTTGAGCCCGTTAGGAAGCGTCCTGGAATGTATATCGGCTCAACAGGTGTTGACGGACTGCACCATCTTATTTGGGAGATTTTTGACAACTCGCGCGATGAGGCAATGGGTGGTTTTGCAAACCATATTGAAGTAGCACTTCTATCCAATAATCGCGTGCGTGTTGTCGATAATGGACGTGGTATTCCTGTTGATATGCACAAAAAAACAAAAGTCTCCGCGCTTGAGACGATCATGACCACACTGCACGCGGGAGGAAAATTTGAAGGTAAAAGTTACAAAGTTTCCGGCGGGCTTCATGGGGTGGGAGCGTCTGTTGTAAATGCGCTTTCTGTGTATACAAAAGTCGAAGTTCATCGCGATGGAGGAGTGTACATGCAAGAGTACGTTCGAGGAAAACGAAAGGCGGCAGTCAAAAAAGTTGGCACCACAAAGTTTACCGGAACCATTGTGACGTTTGAGCCAGATGCGGAAATTTTTTCCGAGATTACATGGAATTGGAATCAGATTATAAACCACATGCGTCAGCAAGCGTATCTCGTGAAGGGGCTTCGCCTGGGAGTCATTGATGCACGCGAGCACGGAAGAGATTTGAATGAAAAGGCAGTGTATCTTTCCATAGAGCATCTTGAAGTTTCAAGCTTTACGTTTTATTTTGAAGGAGGCCTCGTCTCGCTCGTGGAACATTACAATCGCCTTCTTTCTCCTGTCCATAAAAATATTTTTTATATTGAAAAGGAATTTGAAAATGTTCACGTCGAGGTTGCGCTTCAGTATGTGGATGACATTTCATCTCGTGAACTTGCATTTGCAAACAACACCTATAACGCTGAAGGCGGGATGCATGTGACTGGTTTTCGCACCGCGCTCACCAGACGTCTCAATGAATATATAAAGAAGAGCAATCTTCTCAAGGATGAAAAAGAAGCGCTTACTGCTGATGATGTTCGCGAAGGACTCACGGTTGCTATTTCAGTAAAACTCCCTGAAATTCAATTCGAAGGACAGACCAAGGCAAAATTGGGAAGTGTTGAGGCACGTGGAGCCGTTGAACGCATATTCGGCGAGGCATTTGGAAATTTTCTTGAAGAAAAGCCGGATGATGCACGGGCAATAATAGGCAAGGTTATTCTCGCATTTCGCGCGCGTAAGGCTGCAAAAGCCGCCAAGGATAGTGTTTTACGCAAAGGTGCCCTTGAAGGAATGACTCTGCCGGGTAAGTTGGCAGACTGTCAGACGAATGATGCTTCCGAGTCCGAACTCTTTATTGTTGAGGGAGATTCAGCAGGTGGATCTTCAAAACAGGGAAGAGACAGGAGAACACAAGCGGTGTTGCCGCTTCGTGGGAAAATTCTTAATGTTGAACGTGCGCGACTTGACAAAATGCTTGCATCGAAGGAAATCAAATCACTCGTGATTGCGCTCGGTACTGCGATTGGTGATACATTTGATATTGAGAAACTTCGCTATCATAAAATTATCATTGCAACTGATGCCGACGTAGACGGCGCGCACATCAGGACGCTTCTTCTCACGCTCTTCTTTCGATATTTCAGACAACTTGTGGATGCGGGAAATATTTTTGTTGCGCAACCACCGCTCTATAAAATCAAACGCGGAAAAGAAATTACCTATGCATACTCTGATAGTGAAAAATCAAAAATTTTAGGGAAGGACGCGGATACCATGCAAGATACTTCAGAAACTCCGTCGGATGATGCAGAAACAGAAGAAGAGGAGGGCGAAGAAGGAGAAACTCCTGAAAACACGGGGAAAAAAGAATCAAAAAAATCTACAAAGATTACGATTCAGCGCTATAAAGGTCTCGGAGAAATGAACCCCGAAGAACTTTGGGAGACAACCATGAATCCCGCGACACGGATTCTTAAACAAGTAACCATTGATGATGCGCAAGAAGCGGATCGCGTATTCGATACCCTCATGGGCGAGGATGTAAGTTCACGCAAGTCATTCATCCAATCAAACGCAAAACTCGCGAATTTGGATATTTAA
- a CDS encoding C39 family peptidase — MTNILAVPYYSQKIDVSDPHWKDRACGILCLKMVLDFLGAKTPSSDEFVKGGMSAGAYGEWGWTHAGLVSVASLFGVTMERKEFRSHDSREAKKLLKEGINELVLSIEKEKPVLISAIKKWVETKKFHMMIVVGFEMDEGVLKGFYYHDPDAYTPREGKDQFVSIETFKKYWRRMAIFVDFKGFL; from the coding sequence ATGACAAACATTCTTGCCGTTCCATACTACTCTCAAAAGATCGATGTTTCAGATCCGCACTGGAAAGACCGCGCATGTGGCATCCTGTGTCTTAAAATGGTCCTTGATTTTCTCGGCGCAAAAACACCTTCTTCAGATGAATTTGTTAAGGGGGGAATGTCCGCCGGTGCATATGGGGAATGGGGATGGACGCACGCAGGACTTGTTTCTGTTGCATCATTATTTGGGGTTACTATGGAAAGAAAAGAATTTCGCTCGCACGATTCTCGTGAAGCAAAAAAACTTCTCAAGGAAGGTATTAATGAGCTTGTTTTGTCCATTGAAAAAGAAAAACCCGTGCTCATATCGGCAATCAAAAAATGGGTGGAGACTAAAAAATTTCATATGATGATTGTAGTGGGGTTTGAGATGGATGAAGGAGTTCTTAAAGGCTTCTATTATCATGATCCCGATGCCTATACTCCACGTGAAGGGAAGGACCAGTTTGTGTCCATTGAAACCTTTAAAAAGTACTGGCGAAGGATGGCTATTTTTGTTGATTTTAAAGGCTTTTTATAG
- a CDS encoding phenylalanine--tRNA ligase beta subunit-related protein: MLISYSWLQSYFKEKLPSPEKVAELLIFHAFEVESIEKKGNDAILDVKVLPDRAHDALSHRGIAKELSVHLNSKIKNQKSKLQIKSEKLEDDISISIEEPNLCRRYVGRKILGVKVGHSPQWLIERLESIGQKSINNVVDATNFVMFDLGQPLHAFDALKVDSGIIVRNAEKGEKITTLDGKEVALDGETLIIADGKSALAIAGIKGGKKAEINSDTTNIILEAANFSPVNIRKTSRRLGIQTDSSKRFENEQSPEGVEEAMEKITALVVEVAGGKDTKVGDVVDIYPRKPAPYVVGVSTEEVNRILGTNISEREITSILSCAEFSHRGVSSPIKEVLGRATTLIDVPYKFGASIVYDAPRAFDCSSFIAYLFAQAGVQIPRMAVDQYAYGEAVSEKELEPGDLVFSNTGAGKIYYETVEFMKGIKIPEGVDHCGLYMGNGNVIHATRATGKVVMESMSESSPFKNIMGYRRIHEALSPRLVVTVPYCRLDVRIKEDLVEEIGKAYGYDKILPKQLPQFEKIPAINKEFYYTNKIKNILIEEGFSEIYTSSFTDTGDVAVENPIAGDKGFLRSNLSDGLTKSLEINIKNAPLLQVDVVKVFEIGKVFEKKGESLHLAFGIRNTLGYKGDKAFEAIKKVCMKLSHELGQKLKEHSEHSVNEAITQIDFDELLTGLPESKSYEHTLKVSKKEAVYKKISSYPFVLRDIAIFVPAGVVLGDISSIIKEHAGELLAREPKLFDRFEKKNKETGAIEKISYAFQLVFQSGEKTLTDGEVNTIMQNITDALNNKSTWRVR; this comes from the coding sequence ATGTTAATCTCTTATAGCTGGCTCCAATCATATTTTAAAGAAAAACTTCCATCTCCTGAAAAAGTTGCGGAGCTTTTGATTTTTCACGCATTTGAAGTCGAGTCTATTGAGAAAAAGGGAAATGATGCGATTCTTGATGTTAAAGTTCTACCCGACAGAGCACACGATGCTCTCTCACATCGTGGCATCGCAAAAGAACTTTCAGTTCATTTGAATTCAAAAATCAAAAATCAAAAATCAAAATTACAAATTAAAAGTGAAAAATTAGAAGACGACATATCTATCAGTATTGAAGAACCTAATTTGTGTCGCAGATATGTTGGAAGAAAAATTCTGGGAGTAAAAGTCGGACATTCGCCCCAGTGGCTCATTGAAAGACTTGAATCAATCGGGCAAAAATCCATCAACAATGTTGTTGATGCGACAAATTTCGTTATGTTTGATCTTGGTCAGCCACTTCACGCCTTCGACGCTCTCAAGGTGGACAGTGGTATCATTGTGCGAAATGCGGAGAAAGGGGAAAAGATAACTACACTGGACGGGAAAGAAGTCGCACTTGATGGCGAAACGCTCATTATTGCTGATGGGAAATCTGCACTCGCAATTGCTGGCATCAAAGGAGGTAAAAAGGCGGAAATTAATTCTGATACGACAAACATCATTCTTGAAGCGGCGAATTTTTCTCCAGTAAATATCAGAAAAACTTCTCGTCGATTGGGAATCCAGACAGACTCATCAAAACGATTTGAAAACGAGCAATCACCAGAAGGTGTGGAAGAAGCCATGGAGAAAATCACAGCACTTGTTGTGGAAGTCGCAGGAGGAAAAGACACAAAGGTTGGCGATGTCGTTGATATATATCCGCGCAAGCCCGCACCATATGTTGTCGGTGTTTCAACGGAAGAAGTAAATCGCATTTTGGGAACTAATATATCGGAAAGAGAAATCACATCAATTCTCTCGTGTGCAGAGTTCTCACACAGGGGCGTTTCTTCTCCCATTAAAGAAGTTTTAGGACGGGCAACGACACTCATTGATGTTCCGTACAAATTTGGAGCAAGTATCGTGTACGATGCTCCGCGTGCCTTTGATTGCTCATCGTTCATTGCGTATCTTTTTGCACAAGCGGGGGTTCAAATCCCGCGTATGGCAGTGGATCAGTATGCCTATGGAGAAGCAGTGAGCGAGAAAGAATTAGAACCGGGCGATCTAGTGTTTTCAAATACCGGAGCAGGGAAAATATATTACGAAACAGTTGAGTTTATGAAAGGGATAAAGATTCCTGAAGGAGTCGACCACTGTGGCTTGTATATGGGAAATGGAAACGTTATCCATGCCACGCGCGCGACAGGAAAAGTGGTGATGGAGAGTATGTCCGAAAGTTCCCCGTTTAAAAACATTATGGGGTATCGCCGTATACACGAAGCTCTTTCCCCTCGCCTTGTGGTCACGGTTCCTTACTGTCGTCTTGATGTGCGCATCAAAGAAGACCTCGTTGAGGAAATCGGAAAAGCATACGGCTATGATAAAATTCTTCCTAAACAACTTCCTCAATTTGAAAAAATTCCTGCTATCAATAAGGAATTTTATTACACGAATAAAATAAAAAACATTCTGATTGAAGAAGGATTTTCTGAAATATACACTTCATCGTTTACAGACACAGGAGATGTTGCTGTTGAAAATCCGATTGCGGGAGATAAGGGTTTTCTTCGGAGCAACCTTTCGGATGGATTAACGAAAAGTCTTGAGATAAACATAAAAAACGCGCCACTTCTCCAAGTGGATGTTGTTAAAGTATTTGAAATTGGAAAGGTGTTTGAAAAGAAGGGGGAGTCCCTTCACCTTGCTTTTGGGATTAGGAATACTTTAGGATACAAAGGTGACAAAGCATTTGAAGCAATAAAAAAGGTATGCATGAAACTTTCTCATGAACTAGGACAAAAGCTTAAAGAACACAGCGAACACTCAGTGAATGAAGCAATAACACAGATTGATTTTGATGAACTGCTTACGGGGCTTCCTGAATCAAAATCGTACGAACACACACTTAAGGTATCAAAAAAGGAAGCGGTCTATAAAAAGATATCTTCCTATCCGTTCGTACTTCGGGATATTGCCATATTCGTGCCCGCGGGGGTCGTACTAGGCGATATTTCCTCGATAATAAAAGAACACGCAGGGGAGTTATTAGCAAGAGAACCAAAACTCTTTGACCGATTTGAGAAAAAGAACAAAGAAACGGGAGCAATTGAAAAAATCTCATACGCATTTCAACTCGTATTCCAATCGGGAGAAAAAACACTTACGGATGGTGAAGTAAATACTATCATGCAAAATATTACTGATGCGCTTAATAATAAAAGTACTTGGCGGGTACGATAA
- a CDS encoding four helix bundle protein: MATGLENLNIYKLAAELEVEVFHLTKKFPHDEIYRSTDQLRRSSASVSNNIAESYHKRSIKEKVRILNDIVKGEAEETRKNLEICLKKGFHNDREIPEKYLSLLKMVSGYIRFVKEQKPTNISTKKPIN, translated from the coding sequence ATGGCAACAGGACTTGAAAATTTGAATATTTATAAACTTGCAGCAGAGCTTGAAGTTGAGGTATTTCATCTAACAAAAAAATTTCCACATGATGAAATATATCGAAGCACCGATCAGTTACGAAGGTCTTCAGCGTCTGTTTCCAATAATATCGCCGAGTCGTACCATAAACGTTCTATAAAAGAAAAAGTGCGAATTCTTAACGATATTGTGAAAGGGGAAGCAGAAGAAACACGCAAAAATTTGGAAATTTGTCTCAAAAAAGGATTTCACAATGACAGGGAAATCCCCGAAAAATATTTATCGCTTTTGAAAATGGTGAGTGGTTATATACGATTCGTTAAGGAGCAAAAACCAACAAACATATCAACAAAAAAACCAATAAACTAA